In a genomic window of Tepidamorphus gemmatus:
- a CDS encoding flagellar hook protein FlgE — translation MGIYGALATAVAGLKAQSFALEHISGNIANSQTIGFKRTETSFADLVPASPYYKQLAGSVQVSTRATNNIQGDLRSVETPTFMGINGNGFFMVERRADVADGKPVFEGVDYFTRRGDFEFDRNGYLVNGAGYYLKAIRVDPQTGNLVGSQPEPVQITNDFLPAKQTTSINLRANLAAYPKTTDADPAIPGSELLNPASYNNDPRASGDGFVQGQDVDDFLNQSIAGGAVTVYDSTGNAVNIQMRWAKISSSPDTWNLFYQTNSSATGTAPAWQNVGQDYVFNASGQLDPDIPSVNIANVTVNGVSVGDIMLNHGTNGITQFADSNGNVQVTELVQNGYAAGELVGVSISAAGRIVASYTNGRTVDLYEVRLASFNAENKLQKLDGGAFAVTQDSGPAMLGAQGNIIGAAIESSNTDIADEFTKLIVTQQAYAAGTRIVTTSNEMLQEALNMIR, via the coding sequence ATGGGTATCTACGGGGCTCTGGCGACCGCGGTGGCGGGGTTGAAGGCGCAGTCGTTCGCGCTCGAGCACATTTCCGGCAACATCGCGAACTCGCAGACGATCGGCTTCAAGCGAACCGAGACGTCGTTTGCGGACCTCGTGCCGGCCTCGCCCTACTACAAGCAGCTCGCCGGTTCGGTGCAGGTCTCGACCCGCGCGACCAACAACATCCAGGGCGATCTCAGGTCGGTGGAGACGCCGACCTTCATGGGCATCAACGGCAATGGCTTCTTCATGGTGGAGAGGCGTGCCGATGTGGCCGACGGCAAGCCGGTCTTCGAGGGGGTCGACTACTTCACCCGGCGCGGCGACTTCGAATTCGATCGCAACGGCTATCTGGTCAACGGCGCCGGCTATTACCTGAAGGCGATCCGGGTCGATCCGCAGACCGGCAATCTGGTCGGCAGCCAGCCCGAGCCGGTGCAGATCACCAACGACTTCCTGCCCGCCAAGCAGACCACGTCGATCAATCTGCGCGCCAATCTCGCCGCCTACCCGAAGACGACGGATGCCGATCCGGCGATACCGGGTAGCGAACTGCTCAATCCGGCCAGCTACAACAACGATCCGCGCGCCTCGGGCGACGGCTTCGTGCAGGGGCAGGACGTCGACGACTTCCTGAACCAGTCCATCGCTGGCGGTGCCGTGACCGTTTACGACTCGACCGGCAACGCCGTGAACATCCAGATGCGCTGGGCCAAGATCAGCAGCAGCCCCGACACCTGGAACCTGTTCTATCAAACCAACTCCAGTGCCACCGGCACCGCCCCGGCCTGGCAGAATGTAGGGCAGGACTACGTATTCAATGCCAGCGGCCAGCTCGATCCCGACATTCCGAGCGTCAACATCGCCAATGTGACCGTCAACGGCGTCAGCGTCGGCGACATCATGCTCAACCATGGCACCAACGGCATCACCCAGTTCGCCGATTCGAACGGCAATGTGCAGGTGACGGAACTCGTTCAGAACGGCTATGCGGCCGGCGAACTGGTGGGCGTGTCGATATCGGCGGCCGGACGCATCGTCGCCAGCTACACCAACGGCCGCACGGTCGATCTCTACGAGGTGCGGTTGGCCAGCTTCAATGCGGAAAACAAGCTGCAGAAGCTGGACGGCGGCGCCTTCGCGGTGACGCAGGATTCGGGGCCCGCGATGCTCGGCGCGCAGGGCAACATCATCGGCGCGGCGATCGAGAGCTCGAACACCGACATCGCCGACGAGTTCACCAAGCTGATCGTCACGCAGCAGGCCTACGCGGCGGGCACCCGCATCGTCACCACCAGCAACGAGATGCTGCAGGAAGCGCTCAACATGATCCGCTGA
- the flgK gene encoding flagellar hook-associated protein FlgK, protein MGMNGVLGTALQGLKVITAGLDVVSRNVANADTPGYTRKTIGQTSLVMGANVTGVVSGDVKRQVDDLLVRQIRQENAGLGYVRILNSYYTQLDNIYAEPGSSVGVDTLFSAFRNSMAELAATPDSYIAREQVLRDAQVLASRLNQMSADIQAMRLEAERGIGDAVQRVNELLNRISEVNQQIGSSPQIESPPADLLDLRDNYIAELSELLDIRVIERQRGVVSIMTQSGMSLLDPLPAQLVFDERGMVTAQSLYNSDASLSGVGTIKIVTPNGGSIDLIADNQIRSGKIAALLELRDKYLVDAQAQLDAIADGLARALSTNSVASGAVTSGTQQGREIDLAGIQPGDRISMTVTVDGVQRKLTLIPVTDPAALPLPDNVTPERDDVVIGFDISGGMATAAAQIEAALGGAIQVSAPGGDILRFLDDGAGQTTSSGVGYGLDGSTLDLSALAGQSITVSVGGTDYSYAFTATSTGQDLQAFIDAIPGIGASIVAGDLVISGDTPATGFSISFSDPSVGLATGLAEGSHNTSSIDALSAGITATDFTSGLGIPLFVDGGFPYTGNLDAIPQQLGFAGRISVNPALLNDNALLVRYGSGTMEGDPARPAELLRRLSEAVFTFAPETKVAGSTPYTGTLGGFIQRVISYQGAMASDVYKAASAQEMVSAQLQERFVAESGVNIDQEMANLIELQTAYQANARIVTAFREMMDLLLRV, encoded by the coding sequence ATGGGAATGAACGGGGTTCTCGGCACCGCGCTGCAGGGGTTGAAGGTCATCACGGCGGGGCTCGACGTGGTGTCGCGCAATGTCGCCAACGCCGATACCCCAGGCTACACGCGCAAGACGATCGGTCAGACATCGCTGGTCATGGGCGCGAACGTCACCGGGGTCGTCTCCGGTGACGTCAAGCGGCAGGTCGACGACCTGCTGGTTCGGCAGATCCGCCAGGAGAATGCCGGCCTAGGCTATGTCCGCATCCTGAACAGCTACTACACCCAGCTTGACAACATCTATGCCGAACCGGGGTCGTCGGTCGGCGTCGATACGCTGTTCTCGGCATTCCGCAACTCGATGGCGGAGCTTGCAGCGACACCGGATTCCTATATCGCGCGCGAACAGGTGCTGCGCGATGCCCAGGTCCTCGCCTCTCGGCTGAACCAGATGTCGGCGGACATCCAGGCGATGCGGCTCGAGGCGGAACGCGGGATCGGTGACGCAGTGCAGCGCGTCAACGAACTTCTCAACCGCATTTCCGAGGTCAACCAGCAGATCGGCAGCAGCCCGCAGATCGAGTCGCCGCCGGCGGATCTCCTCGACCTGCGCGACAACTACATCGCCGAACTGAGCGAGCTGCTCGACATTCGGGTGATCGAGCGCCAGCGCGGTGTCGTCAGCATCATGACGCAGTCCGGCATGTCGCTGCTCGATCCGTTGCCGGCGCAGCTCGTGTTCGACGAACGCGGGATGGTGACCGCGCAGTCGCTCTACAATTCGGACGCAAGCCTGAGCGGCGTCGGAACGATCAAGATCGTCACTCCGAACGGCGGCAGCATCGACCTGATCGCCGACAATCAGATCCGCTCCGGAAAGATCGCCGCACTCCTGGAATTGCGCGACAAGTATCTGGTGGACGCGCAGGCGCAGCTCGACGCCATCGCCGACGGTCTCGCCCGGGCGTTGTCGACGAACAGTGTCGCCTCCGGTGCGGTCACCAGCGGTACCCAGCAGGGCCGCGAGATCGACCTCGCCGGAATTCAGCCCGGCGACCGGATCTCGATGACCGTTACCGTCGACGGAGTACAGCGCAAGCTGACCCTGATCCCGGTGACCGACCCTGCGGCGCTGCCGCTTCCGGACAATGTGACGCCGGAGCGGGATGATGTCGTCATCGGTTTCGACATTTCGGGCGGCATGGCGACCGCGGCTGCGCAGATCGAGGCGGCGCTCGGCGGCGCGATCCAGGTCTCGGCGCCGGGCGGCGACATCCTGCGCTTCCTGGACGACGGCGCCGGGCAAACGACGTCCTCGGGCGTCGGCTATGGACTCGACGGCTCGACACTCGATCTGTCCGCCCTCGCCGGTCAGTCGATCACGGTCTCGGTCGGCGGCACCGACTACTCATATGCCTTCACCGCAACCTCCACCGGCCAGGATCTGCAGGCGTTCATCGATGCCATTCCAGGGATTGGCGCGTCGATCGTGGCGGGCGATCTGGTGATCAGTGGCGACACGCCGGCAACCGGCTTCAGCATCAGCTTTTCCGATCCGTCCGTCGGACTGGCGACAGGACTGGCCGAGGGTTCGCACAACACCTCGAGCATCGACGCGCTCTCCGCGGGCATCACCGCGACCGACTTCACGTCCGGGCTTGGCATTCCGCTGTTCGTCGATGGCGGGTTTCCCTATACGGGCAATCTCGACGCCATTCCGCAGCAGCTCGGTTTCGCGGGGCGGATCAGCGTCAATCCTGCGCTGCTGAACGACAACGCGCTGCTCGTGCGCTACGGCTCGGGCACGATGGAGGGCGACCCGGCGCGGCCCGCAGAACTGCTCCGCCGCCTCTCGGAAGCCGTCTTCACCTTCGCGCCGGAAACCAAGGTGGCGGGGTCAACGCCCTATACGGGTACGCTCGGCGGCTTCATCCAGCGGGTGATCTCCTATCAGGGCGCCATGGCGAGCGACGTCTACAAGGCCGCTTCGGCTCAGGAGATGGTCTCTGCCCAGCTCCAGGAACGGTTCGTTGCCGAGTCGGGTGTCAACATCGACCAGGAAATGGCGAATCTGATCGAGCTGCAGACCGCCTATCAGGCCAATGCGCGGATCGTCACCGCATTTCGTGAAATGATGGACCTTCTGCTGAGGGTGTGA
- a CDS encoding flagellar biosynthesis protein FlgL: protein MSISSLSKSIGWTRGLVEMRAQMLDLQRQLATGKKATTFGKLGSDRTLSVSMRARVAQIESYKSVIGTVQLRTDVMAQSFDRMRSILSDTRSDAIVPNFELVRGGQTALQVRAEAALDEMLGLLSGEVDGRYLFAGRAVDKNPIAATTSILDGYGQQAGFRQHLSERRQADLGADGLGRLVVPAAAGTDVTVAEDVAGSPFGFKIAGVASTLSGVSVTGPAGAPSEVDVSFGGQPQPGETIRFDLNLPDGTTTTVQLRAVAAGQGGERGTFEIGADEAATAANFQQALTDSMRTAASIDLSAASAYAAAEDFFNIDAANPPRRVDGPPFDTATSLRAATAADTVFWYTGDAETTDPRATSSAKIDDHITVGYGARANEEAFRWMVQNLAVLAADSFDPGVSTDRDRYFATTQRVVNNIAYSGRQTISAVHAEIASVQYVTGQADARHTTTKAMAEDLVAGVELADMNEVSVKLLQLQTRLEASYQVTAMLSQLNLTRFL from the coding sequence ATGTCGATTTCGAGCCTGTCGAAGTCAATCGGCTGGACCCGCGGGCTGGTCGAGATGCGCGCGCAGATGCTGGATCTGCAGCGTCAGCTGGCCACCGGCAAGAAGGCGACCACGTTCGGTAAACTCGGCAGCGATCGGACGCTGTCCGTCTCGATGCGCGCCCGTGTTGCGCAGATCGAATCCTACAAGAGCGTGATCGGCACCGTGCAGCTGCGCACCGATGTCATGGCGCAGTCATTCGACCGGATGCGTTCGATTCTCTCCGATACGCGCTCCGATGCGATCGTTCCGAACTTCGAGCTCGTCCGTGGCGGGCAGACCGCATTGCAGGTGCGCGCGGAGGCGGCCCTGGACGAGATGCTCGGCCTTCTGTCGGGTGAGGTCGACGGCCGCTATCTGTTTGCCGGGCGGGCGGTCGACAAGAATCCGATCGCAGCAACGACGTCGATCCTGGATGGCTACGGTCAGCAGGCCGGATTTCGCCAGCATCTCAGCGAGCGTCGCCAGGCGGATCTGGGGGCGGACGGGCTCGGCCGTCTCGTCGTGCCGGCCGCGGCGGGAACGGATGTGACCGTGGCGGAAGACGTCGCCGGAAGCCCCTTCGGCTTCAAGATTGCCGGCGTCGCCAGCACCCTCTCGGGCGTGAGCGTCACCGGACCGGCCGGGGCGCCGAGCGAGGTGGATGTCTCCTTCGGCGGTCAGCCCCAGCCCGGCGAGACGATCCGCTTCGACCTCAACCTGCCGGATGGTACCACCACGACGGTGCAGCTTCGCGCGGTGGCGGCCGGGCAGGGTGGCGAGCGGGGAACCTTCGAGATCGGAGCCGACGAGGCCGCGACCGCGGCGAATTTCCAGCAGGCGCTCACCGATTCGATGCGCACTGCAGCGTCGATCGACCTGTCCGCGGCCTCCGCCTATGCGGCGGCGGAGGATTTCTTCAACATTGACGCGGCCAATCCGCCGCGGCGCGTGGATGGGCCGCCGTTCGATACGGCCACGAGCCTGCGCGCCGCCACGGCCGCCGACACGGTGTTCTGGTACACCGGGGATGCGGAAACCACCGATCCGCGCGCGACCTCCTCGGCCAAGATCGACGACCACATCACCGTCGGCTATGGCGCCCGCGCCAATGAGGAGGCGTTCCGCTGGATGGTCCAGAACCTTGCGGTGCTGGCAGCGGACAGCTTCGATCCCGGTGTCTCGACCGATCGCGACCGCTACTTCGCGACAACGCAGCGCGTCGTCAACAACATCGCCTATTCCGGGCGGCAGACGATCAGCGCCGTCCATGCCGAGATCGCGTCGGTCCAGTACGTCACGGGCCAGGCGGACGCGCGCCACACCACGACGAAGGCGATGGCCGAGGATCTCGTTGCCGGCGTCGAACTTGCCGACATGAACGAGGTCAGTGTCAAGCTCCTGCAGCTTCAGACGCGGCTTGAGGCTAGCTACCAGGTCACCGCGATGCTGTCGCAGCTCAATCTGACGCGCTTCCTGTGA
- the flaF gene encoding flagellar biosynthesis regulator FlaF: MSPRDLEADLLMKAAAKLQRVFDDWGNRRCELDEALLYNRKLWTIFVSSATRPEHPLPGPVKQNITSLSMFIFNRTISIQSDPRPDKLPSLITINREIAAGLRSSS, from the coding sequence GTGAGCCCGCGTGATCTTGAGGCCGACCTCCTGATGAAGGCCGCGGCCAAACTCCAGCGCGTCTTCGATGACTGGGGCAACCGGCGCTGCGAGCTCGATGAGGCGCTACTCTACAACCGGAAACTCTGGACGATCTTCGTGAGCTCGGCGACGCGTCCGGAACATCCGCTGCCCGGACCGGTGAAGCAGAACATCACCAGCCTGTCGATGTTCATCTTCAACCGCACCATTTCGATTCAGTCGGACCCGCGGCCCGACAAGCTGCCGTCGCTGATCACCATCAATCGCGAGATCGCCGCGGGACTGCGCAGCTCGTCATAG
- the flbT gene encoding flagellar biosynthesis repressor FlbT codes for MALKVELKPGERFILGTCVITNDNQRTRLYIEGNAPILREKDILTPETADTPAKRIYLAVQMMYLMGEDESRRNIYFELINDILRAAPSTYPYIDRINNEILTGSLYKALREAKALITYEEELLTHAQLGGAGLRQDGPADGEPA; via the coding sequence ATGGCTCTGAAGGTCGAGTTGAAGCCCGGCGAACGGTTCATCCTCGGAACCTGCGTCATCACCAACGACAATCAGCGGACCCGCCTCTATATCGAGGGCAACGCGCCGATCCTGCGTGAGAAGGATATTCTGACCCCAGAAACGGCAGATACGCCGGCAAAGAGGATATATTTGGCGGTCCAGATGATGTACCTCATGGGAGAAGATGAAAGCCGACGCAACATTTATTTTGAACTTATCAATGACATCCTCCGCGCGGCGCCCAGTACCTATCCCTACATTGATCGCATCAATAATGAGATATTAACCGGTTCCCTTTACAAAGCTCTTCGGGAAGCGAAAGCTCTCATAACTTACGAAGAGGAACTTCTGACTCATGCACAACTCGGCGGCGCAGGTCTACGGCAGGACGGCCCAGCAGACGGTGAGCCCGCGTGA
- a CDS encoding flagellin, protein MSDITLSAGVRQNLLSLQKTADLMATTQNRLATGKKVNSALDNPTNFFTSASLQARSKDLSSLLDSMSNGIKTLEAADNGLTAITKTLESMQSTLRQARQDKSFKTESFAVNLGASPTGTETLSFTGGAVGTTAVGVDLTTSTATLAGGAFTAVDFTNGGANDGSISFDISANGGATQTITIAYSDVNGVAADASAVTAEELASIINTKLTAANVDASATVNGSGQIDIASNRTDSSDASLTISNFAVANGASGSGLANGSGTVGNVEAKTVDQLVTSINNSNALKGKIRASNDNGKLRIENQSTQDLTVTGVNATSGQIDGSTGTSSIVGNSVRADLAAQFNELRDQLDKLSDDASFNGINLLRGDKLTLTFNETGTSTIEIQTKGGETINSAYLGLTNIEEADLDADTNIDSLLATVGTALGTIRSQASAFGSNLSIVQNRTEFTKSMMNTLQTGADALVLADSNEEAANMLALQTRQQLSSTALSLASQADQAVLRLF, encoded by the coding sequence ATGTCCGATATCACCCTGTCCGCAGGTGTGCGGCAGAACCTGCTTTCGCTGCAGAAGACGGCAGACCTGATGGCCACGACGCAGAACCGTCTCGCCACGGGCAAGAAGGTCAACTCGGCGCTGGACAATCCGACGAATTTCTTCACCTCTGCATCGCTGCAGGCCCGTTCCAAGGACCTGTCGTCGCTCCTCGACTCGATGTCGAACGGCATCAAGACGCTGGAAGCCGCCGACAACGGCCTGACCGCAATCACCAAGACGCTCGAGTCGATGCAGTCGACCCTGCGCCAGGCCCGGCAGGACAAGTCGTTCAAGACCGAGTCCTTCGCGGTCAATCTGGGTGCGAGCCCGACCGGCACCGAGACCCTTTCCTTCACCGGCGGCGCGGTCGGTACGACGGCCGTTGGCGTGGATCTCACGACCTCGACCGCAACGTTGGCTGGCGGCGCGTTCACTGCCGTTGACTTCACCAACGGCGGTGCGAATGACGGCTCGATCAGCTTCGACATCTCGGCGAATGGCGGAGCCACCCAGACCATCACCATCGCCTATTCCGACGTGAACGGCGTCGCCGCCGATGCGTCTGCGGTGACCGCGGAAGAACTGGCCTCGATCATCAACACCAAGCTGACCGCAGCCAACGTCGACGCATCGGCAACGGTCAATGGCAGCGGTCAGATCGACATCGCAAGCAACCGCACCGACTCGAGCGACGCCAGCCTGACGATCTCCAACTTTGCGGTCGCCAATGGCGCGAGCGGCTCGGGTCTTGCCAACGGCAGCGGCACGGTCGGAAACGTGGAAGCCAAGACGGTTGATCAGCTGGTAACGTCGATCAACAACAGCAACGCTCTCAAGGGCAAGATTCGTGCGTCCAACGATAACGGCAAGCTGCGCATCGAGAACCAGTCGACGCAGGACCTTACCGTCACCGGTGTGAACGCGACCTCGGGTCAGATCGACGGCAGCACCGGCACCAGCAGCATCGTCGGCAACTCCGTCCGAGCTGATCTGGCGGCCCAGTTCAACGAACTGCGTGACCAGCTCGACAAGCTATCGGACGATGCCTCGTTCAACGGCATCAACCTGCTGCGTGGCGACAAGCTGACCCTGACCTTCAACGAGACGGGTACCTCGACGATCGAGATCCAGACGAAGGGTGGGGAGACGATCAATTCCGCCTACCTCGGACTGACGAACATCGAGGAAGCCGATCTCGACGCCGATACCAACATCGACTCGCTGCTTGCGACCGTTGGCACCGCGCTCGGAACGATCCGCTCTCAGGCTTCGGCGTTCGGCTCCAACCTCTCGATCGTCCAGAACCGCACCGAGTTCACCAAGTCGATGATGAACACGCTGCAGACTGGTGCCGACGCGCTGGTGCTGGCCGACTCCAACGAGGAGGCTGCCAACATGCTCGCCCTGCAGACCCGCCAGCAGCTGTCCTCGACGGCGCTGTCGCTGGCCTCGCAGGCCGACCAGGCGGTGCTCCGCCTGTTCTGA
- a CDS encoding rod-binding protein: MTPDVASLALPATPALPPVTASRDRIRATAEEFESVFLSTMLAQMFAGLPTDGPFGGGHAEETYRGMLIEQYGKEIAANGGIGIADEVARELLRLQEAQNDAG, translated from the coding sequence ATGACACCGGATGTTGCAAGCCTCGCCCTGCCCGCCACGCCGGCGCTGCCCCCCGTCACCGCATCCAGAGACCGGATCCGGGCCACCGCCGAGGAATTCGAGTCGGTGTTCCTGTCGACGATGCTCGCGCAGATGTTCGCCGGTCTGCCGACGGACGGGCCGTTCGGCGGCGGCCATGCGGAAGAGACCTATCGAGGGATGCTGATCGAACAGTACGGCAAGGAAATCGCGGCCAACGGCGGCATCGGCATCGCCGACGAGGTCGCCCGCGAATTGCTCAGACTTCAGGAGGCACAGAATGACGCCGGTTAA
- a CDS encoding flagellar basal body P-ring protein FlgI, translating to MATMLAGVAAISGAAPAAATSRIKDLVDVEGIRDNQLIGYGLVVGLNGTGDSLNNSPFTRQSLQAMLERLGMNTRDAALRTKNVAAVMVTANLPAFATQGTRIDVTVSSLGDATNLQGGTLLVTPLLAADGEVYAVAQGPVAVAGFSAIGDAASITRGVPTSGRIANGALIEREIAFSLAQLPHLRLALRNPDLTTASRIANAINDFLGPGTAAATDPATVRLLVGGSGKYGGDVISLLTDIEQLRVDPDQTAKVVIDEQSGIIVMGQDVRVSTVAVAQGNLTVTISETPEVSQPQPFSETGRTEVVPRTQILVDDQSGNRLAIVEGGVSLQQLVDGLNALGIGPRDLISILQAIKTAGALQAEIEVM from the coding sequence ATGGCGACGATGCTGGCCGGTGTCGCCGCGATCTCCGGCGCCGCCCCAGCCGCCGCGACATCGCGGATCAAGGACCTCGTCGACGTGGAGGGAATCCGCGACAACCAGCTGATCGGCTACGGGCTGGTGGTCGGCCTCAACGGAACCGGGGATTCCCTCAACAATTCGCCGTTCACCCGGCAAAGCCTGCAGGCCATGCTGGAACGGCTCGGCATGAACACCCGCGATGCCGCGCTGCGCACCAAGAACGTCGCGGCCGTCATGGTCACCGCCAATCTGCCGGCCTTCGCCACGCAGGGGACGCGGATCGACGTTACGGTCTCCTCACTCGGCGACGCCACCAACCTGCAGGGCGGCACGCTCCTGGTGACACCGCTGCTGGCGGCCGACGGCGAGGTCTACGCCGTCGCGCAGGGTCCTGTGGCGGTCGCCGGCTTCAGCGCGATCGGCGACGCGGCCTCGATCACCCGCGGCGTACCGACCAGCGGCCGCATCGCCAATGGCGCGCTGATCGAGCGGGAGATCGCCTTCTCGCTCGCACAGCTGCCGCATCTGCGCCTCGCCCTGCGCAATCCAGATCTCACCACCGCCAGCCGCATCGCCAATGCGATCAATGACTTCCTGGGCCCGGGGACTGCCGCGGCGACTGATCCGGCAACCGTCAGGCTGTTGGTCGGCGGCAGCGGCAAGTATGGCGGCGACGTCATCTCGCTGCTGACCGACATCGAGCAGCTGCGAGTCGATCCCGACCAGACCGCCAAGGTGGTGATTGACGAGCAGTCCGGCATCATCGTCATGGGACAGGACGTGCGGGTCAGCACCGTGGCGGTCGCCCAGGGCAATCTGACCGTCACCATTTCGGAGACGCCTGAAGTCAGCCAGCCCCAACCGTTCTCGGAAACCGGCCGCACCGAGGTGGTGCCGCGTACGCAGATCTTGGTCGACGATCAGTCAGGCAACCGTCTGGCGATCGTCGAGGGCGGCGTCAGCCTCCAGCAGCTCGTCGACGGGCTGAACGCCCTAGGGATCGGCCCCCGCGACCTGATCTCCATTCTCCAGGCGATCAAGACAGCCGGCGCGCTTCAGGCCGAGATCGAGGTGATGTGA
- a CDS encoding flagellar assembly protein FliX: protein MRIDGNRRTGALGRSRGVALHDSATGSFSVPEEAPAGRATATAASITIGGVESLLALQALDQPSDRAVRLEHGRAMLDLLDGLKLDILSGSVSASRLEGLVERIARRPSRHPDERVEALLDEIELRARVELAKLGRVAA from the coding sequence ATGCGAATCGATGGCAATCGGCGGACCGGCGCCCTTGGCAGGAGCCGGGGCGTCGCCTTGCACGACAGCGCGACGGGCAGCTTCTCGGTGCCGGAGGAGGCACCGGCAGGGCGGGCGACGGCAACGGCCGCCAGCATCACGATCGGCGGGGTCGAGTCGCTGCTGGCGCTGCAGGCGCTCGACCAGCCGTCCGACCGCGCCGTCCGCCTGGAGCACGGACGTGCCATGCTCGATCTGCTCGACGGACTGAAGCTGGACATCCTGTCCGGGTCCGTGTCGGCATCGCGCCTCGAAGGGCTCGTCGAGCGCATCGCCCGGCGTCCGTCGCGTCATCCCGACGAACGGGTCGAGGCGCTTCTCGACGAGATCGAGCTGCGGGCCCGCGTAGAGCTTGCAAAGCTCGGTCGCGTCGCGGCCTAG
- the dksA gene encoding RNA polymerase-binding protein DksA: MNGVLDTEYRPSEAEPFMNDRQREYFRKKLLAWKEDILRESRETLTQLQIDSQNHPDLADRASSETDRAIELRARDRQRKLIAKIDAALKRIEDGTYGYCEETGEPISLKRLDARPIATLSIEAQERHERRERIYRDD; encoded by the coding sequence ATGAATGGCGTGCTTGATACCGAATATCGGCCTTCCGAGGCCGAGCCTTTCATGAACGACCGGCAGCGCGAGTACTTCCGGAAGAAGCTGCTGGCATGGAAAGAGGACATCCTGCGCGAAAGCCGGGAGACCCTCACCCAACTTCAGATCGACAGCCAGAATCATCCCGATCTGGCCGATCGCGCATCATCCGAGACCGACAGAGCGATCGAGTTGCGAGCCAGGGACCGGCAGCGCAAACTGATCGCCAAGATAGATGCCGCCCTCAAGCGCATCGAAGACGGCACCTACGGCTACTGCGAGGAGACAGGCGAACCGATCAGCCTGAAGCGGCTCGATGCCAGGCCGATTGCCACGCTGTCGATCGAGGCGCAGGAACGTCACGAGCGGCGCGAGCGCATCTATCGCGACGACTGA
- the flgH gene encoding flagellar basal body L-ring protein FlgH — protein sequence MRINTDRRAGHRAGLVLTAVLAASLGGCAQTVDKLQQVGKPPYLSTIQNPTAAAGYQPVSMPMPDPEPPIFEPNSLWRSGARGFFKDQRAQRVGDILTVQVIFSDKAIFDNKTQRSRAASEGFAAAGALGNAVLDLIPADYKSGSALVDLDSDGLTTGQGSINRKEELRTSVAAVVTQVLPNGNLVIEGRQEVRVNFEMRELIVAGIVRPEDITANNTIDSSKIAEARIAYGGRGQITDVQQPRYGQQVLDILLPF from the coding sequence ATGCGCATCAACACCGATCGTCGCGCTGGCCACCGTGCCGGCCTGGTCCTGACCGCAGTCCTGGCCGCCTCCCTCGGCGGGTGTGCCCAGACCGTCGACAAGCTGCAGCAGGTGGGCAAACCGCCCTATCTCAGCACCATCCAGAACCCCACCGCAGCCGCAGGCTACCAGCCGGTGTCGATGCCGATGCCCGACCCGGAACCGCCGATCTTCGAACCGAATTCGCTGTGGCGGTCGGGTGCGAGGGGATTCTTCAAGGATCAGCGCGCCCAGCGCGTCGGCGACATCCTCACCGTCCAGGTGATCTTCAGCGACAAGGCGATCTTCGACAACAAGACCCAGCGCAGCCGCGCCGCCAGCGAAGGATTTGCCGCCGCCGGGGCGCTGGGCAACGCGGTGCTGGACCTGATCCCCGCCGACTACAAGAGCGGATCGGCTCTGGTGGATCTCGACAGCGACGGTCTCACCACCGGCCAGGGTTCCATCAACCGCAAGGAGGAACTGCGCACCAGCGTCGCCGCCGTGGTGACCCAGGTGCTGCCGAACGGCAACCTGGTCATCGAGGGTCGCCAGGAAGTTCGCGTCAACTTCGAGATGCGCGAACTCATCGTCGCCGGCATCGTCCGGCCCGAGGACATTACCGCCAACAACACGATCGATTCCAGCAAGATCGCCGAGGCGCGCATCGCCTATGGCGGTCGCGGCCAGATCACCGACGTCCAGCAGCCCCGCTACGGGCAACAGGTGCTGGACATCCTGCTGCCGTTCTGA